A portion of the Hylaeus volcanicus isolate JK05 unplaced genomic scaffold, UHH_iyHylVolc1.0_haploid 12237, whole genome shotgun sequence genome contains these proteins:
- the LOC128884145 gene encoding uncharacterized protein LOC128884145 isoform X1, whose translation MCFPLPRNILILDVDGLFWDTNALMIALASSVFHLKLNGTDICQNLSLMSLEKISNVFIELQREGKFDLDMSKKLSQKALEYGHLCRPYFGAITAYKCFKDVFQNDILFATCKPEITQPLIKQLVNTYETMSCNVECLELCNETTLGVANSPLYFFTTKMDSFCALRQKNQNKNASFALDALSLFFVTKQLSFVHLCLDYLPVKSQVPLSKIVLGTKKTFTENTALVYSYQDFLKIKDPIKIQTCLCQSIEDLNMESFLAEYLGHPYNKILPLYQYRTKVCPMELERSPRCAEAHFWSMTHLLEHSLLFDGIVIKGFGRGGKQLGIPTANLSVNQSVDGESLPFPGVYFGFSALFDNGHFKAPKTSMLIYDTILSAGYNPYYNNDRLVVEPHLFHTFKNDFHSVRLRLVVIGIVRPESTFSCFGKNKRNKTTQNDSKRFIPEHLVQAIQLDCKVVRQTLIRLHKTKASLLLYNKKRLHQQLHCD comes from the exons ATGTGTTTTCCGTTAccacgaaatattttaattctggATGTGGATGGATTATTTTGGGATACAAATGCTTTGATGATTGCCTTAGCGTCGTCCGTTTTTCATCTGAAGTTGAATGGAACAGATATCTGCCAAAATTTAAGCCTTATGTCATTAGAGAAAATTTCCAATGTTTTTATTGAACTACAAAGAGAGggaaaatttgatttagatATGAGCAAAAAATTGTCTCAAAAGGCTCTTGAGTACGGCCATTTATGTCGACCTTATTTTGGTGCTATAACTgcttataaatgttttaaggATGTGTTTCAAAATGACATTCTTTTTGCTACTTGTAAACCAGAAATAACACAACCGCTCATCAAACAATTAGTGAACACATATGAAACAATGTCATGTAATGTTGAGTGTCTAGAGCTGTGTAACGAGACGACATTAGGAGTGGCCAATTCTCCACTCTATTTTTTCACTACCAAGATGGATAGTTTTTGTGCATTGCGACAAAAAAATCAGAATAAAAATGCTAGTTTTGCATTGGACGCCttaagtttattttttgttaccaAGCAACTGAGTTTTGTCCATTTGTGCCTCGATTATTTACCGGTAAAATCACAGGTGCCACTATCGAAAATTGTGTTAGGAACTAAAAAAACGTTTACCGAAAATACAGCTTTAGTCTACTCATAtcaggattttttaaaaatcaaggATCCAATCAAGATTCAAACATGTTTATGTCAAAGTATAGAAGACTTAAATATGGAGAGCTTTCTTGCGGAATATTTGGGACATCCTTATAATAAGATCTTACCATTATACCA GTATAGGACAAAAGTATGTCCTATGGAGCTTGAGAGAAGTCCACGGTGTGCTGAAGCACACTTTTGGTCGATGACTCACCTACTTGA GCATTCTTTACTTTTTGATGGAATCGTTATCAAAGGATTTGGAAGGGGAGGAAAACAATTAGGTATACCTACAGCCAATTTAAGTGTTAATCAATCCGTTGATGGTGAATCGTTGCCTTTCCCGG GAGTGTACTTTGGGTTTTCCGCTCTTTTTGACAATGGACATTTCAAAGCACCCAAGACGTCCATGTTGATCTACGATACGATCTTGTCAGCTGGTTATAACccttattataataatgatcGACTTGTTGTT gaaccCCACctatttcatacatttaaaaatgattttcacaGTGTTCGATTACGACTCG TTGTCATTGGCATTGTTCGCCCAGAGTCAACCTTTTCATGTTTTGgtaaaaataagagaaacaaAACGACTCAAAACGACTCAAAACGTTTCATTCCAGAACACTTAGTACAAGCCATACAATTAGACTGCAAAGTAGTTCGCCAAACACTTATAAGGCTGCATAAAACGAAGGCGTCTCTtcttctttataataaaaaacgatTACATCAGCAGCTCCACTGTGACTAG
- the LOC128884145 gene encoding uncharacterized protein LOC128884145 isoform X2 — protein MCFPLPRNILILDVDGLFWDTNALMIALASSVFHLKLNGTDICQNLSLMSLEKISNVFIELQREGKFDLDMSKKLSQKALEYGHLCRPYFGAITAYKCFKDVFQNDILFATCKPEITQPLIKQLVNTYETMSCNVECLELCNETTLGVANSPLYFFTTKMDSFCALRQKNQNKNASFALDALSLFFVTKQLSFVHLCLDYLPVKSQVPLSKIVLGTKKTFTENTALVYSYQDFLKIKDPIKIQTCLCQSIEDLNMESFLAEYLGHPYNKILPLYQYRTKVCPMELERSPRCAEAHFWSMTHLLEHSLLFDGIVIKGFGRGGKQLGIPTANLSVNQSVDGESLPFPGVYFGFSALFDNGHFKAPKTSMLIYDTILSAGYNPYYNNDRLVVEPHLFHTFKNDFHSVRLRLVVIGIVRPESTFSCFEHLVQAIQLDCKVVRQTLIRLHKTKASLLLYNKKRLHQQLHCD, from the exons ATGTGTTTTCCGTTAccacgaaatattttaattctggATGTGGATGGATTATTTTGGGATACAAATGCTTTGATGATTGCCTTAGCGTCGTCCGTTTTTCATCTGAAGTTGAATGGAACAGATATCTGCCAAAATTTAAGCCTTATGTCATTAGAGAAAATTTCCAATGTTTTTATTGAACTACAAAGAGAGggaaaatttgatttagatATGAGCAAAAAATTGTCTCAAAAGGCTCTTGAGTACGGCCATTTATGTCGACCTTATTTTGGTGCTATAACTgcttataaatgttttaaggATGTGTTTCAAAATGACATTCTTTTTGCTACTTGTAAACCAGAAATAACACAACCGCTCATCAAACAATTAGTGAACACATATGAAACAATGTCATGTAATGTTGAGTGTCTAGAGCTGTGTAACGAGACGACATTAGGAGTGGCCAATTCTCCACTCTATTTTTTCACTACCAAGATGGATAGTTTTTGTGCATTGCGACAAAAAAATCAGAATAAAAATGCTAGTTTTGCATTGGACGCCttaagtttattttttgttaccaAGCAACTGAGTTTTGTCCATTTGTGCCTCGATTATTTACCGGTAAAATCACAGGTGCCACTATCGAAAATTGTGTTAGGAACTAAAAAAACGTTTACCGAAAATACAGCTTTAGTCTACTCATAtcaggattttttaaaaatcaaggATCCAATCAAGATTCAAACATGTTTATGTCAAAGTATAGAAGACTTAAATATGGAGAGCTTTCTTGCGGAATATTTGGGACATCCTTATAATAAGATCTTACCATTATACCA GTATAGGACAAAAGTATGTCCTATGGAGCTTGAGAGAAGTCCACGGTGTGCTGAAGCACACTTTTGGTCGATGACTCACCTACTTGA GCATTCTTTACTTTTTGATGGAATCGTTATCAAAGGATTTGGAAGGGGAGGAAAACAATTAGGTATACCTACAGCCAATTTAAGTGTTAATCAATCCGTTGATGGTGAATCGTTGCCTTTCCCGG GAGTGTACTTTGGGTTTTCCGCTCTTTTTGACAATGGACATTTCAAAGCACCCAAGACGTCCATGTTGATCTACGATACGATCTTGTCAGCTGGTTATAACccttattataataatgatcGACTTGTTGTT gaaccCCACctatttcatacatttaaaaatgattttcacaGTGTTCGATTACGACTCG TTGTCATTGGCATTGTTCGCCCAGAGTCAACCTTTTCATGTTTTG AACACTTAGTACAAGCCATACAATTAGACTGCAAAGTAGTTCGCCAAACACTTATAAGGCTGCATAAAACGAAGGCGTCTCTtcttctttataataaaaaacgatTACATCAGCAGCTCCACTGTGACTAG
- the LOC128884146 gene encoding uncharacterized protein LOC128884146, with protein sequence MVEMTFALYSENLRLVHETINQFKTKSTVRLLVISKQQSIEKIQFIYSLGEKCFGENYVQELLRKAPQLPSDIQWTFVGSLQKNKCKALLKLKNLQRISTLDSIELVCRIQNICEKTNRTVEIMIQVKVFDEMSKRGIMVDDVKHLTEYVIYSCKNLIFKGFFVIAPTNGTEKTISECFQKVLDLRQTALLHWDSFKNAACFEISMGKFSAHDNFFLFYIQIGKTYHNAKIFDLPAK encoded by the exons ATGGTTGAAATGACATTTGCACTTTATTCAGAGAATTTACGTCTGGTTCACGAGACAATCAACCAATTTAAAACCAAAAGTACTGTCCGCTTACTTGTCATATCAAAACAGCAATcaatagaaaaaattcaattcatttaCTCGCTAGGCGAAAAATGTTTTGGAGAAAATTATGTCCAAGAGCTTTTACGAAAAGCTCCTCAGTTACCTTCGGATATACAATGGACTTTTGTCGGTTCattgcaaaaaaataaatgtaaagcattgttgaaattaaaaaacctTCAACGTATTTCGACGCTTGATTCTATAGAGTTAGTTTGcagaattcaaaatatttgtgaaaAGACCAACAGGACAGTAGAAATTATGATCCAAGTAAAAGTTTTTGATGAAATGTCAAAGCGGG GTATAATGGTCGATGATGTCAAACATCTTACTGAATATGTCATTTATtcgtgtaaaaatttaatattcaaaggTTTTTTCGTTATAGCTCCCACTAACGGTACCGAAAAAACTATAAGTGAATGTTTTCAAAAGGTGTTAGACTTACGTCAAACAGCTTTGTTACACTGGGATTCCTTTAAGAATGCTGCTTGTTTTGAGATATCTATGG GAAAATTTTCGGCTcacgataatttttttttgttctacatTCAAATTGGAAAAACATACCACAATGCAAAAATTTTTGACTTACccgcaaaataa